Proteins encoded by one window of Anopheles maculipalpis chromosome 2RL, idAnoMacuDA_375_x, whole genome shotgun sequence:
- the LOC126556499 gene encoding uncharacterized protein LOC126556499 — MYRKQQRNEQPSPCYIPQTQDGLNNVSDLISKFEVRNYPINRGLLPELSASSPRPGFIVPGTATYEASYRPYGGSPRTVYHCSPTHSPPLGQTGRRAYESHHNDTASLSDGADSVRPGRMDERRYRQRHPGGIYYQNGSLSSLNESDYYDETYDIGMPRTPPTGGRYYQPHPQQRYGDSALLEEVEEAPLNKEQVASSLTRFGAILQMLSRIPFPRMSVTGMGLCSLVAIFFCPRAIGSNILFPGFRLLFGTLYPAYASYKAVRTKNVKEYVKWMMYWIVFAFFTFIETFTDILLSWFPFYYEIKVIVVLWLLSPATRGSSTLYRKFVHPMLTRREQEIDDYINQAKEKGYTAVLQLGSKGVNYATNVIMQTAIKGGGGLVQTLRKSYSLSDLSEPDTQRTQDEVDEIVNRPQRVLRSKSSRSSSGSRQMEMYFPEVEIAGAPYHAAAAPPYNYIRSSDDISSGYSSAEPGLSRTASMSNTARPRLKSKTREDDYGADMFFDEQNLYYAGGPGGNPGGSNGSVDSLPQRATIYEVHTGSVSSLPAITQAGHAVELSSAFGAPIYSSATQSKERIGGGVPSEMNDKYKLFLAWMEEQQKRETMGMEHETTKEQEVESEHDIERPSKEQQDVASVKQEEQTRVTNGLNPTTSEETMTEMEPVQDDVSTLEDTFLDTISVSSNENDEFLEVENITETAIELNEPAATSSTNDHSEKQTNNAVEIEKLVEENLNTPEIVVKVDEVAVNGASCVQLADVEMQSQSVQETVEIPSVIEEKEPLNPTVCEGETSNNKDVIMLPESSNLLLTASSNSNLTSSSSSLAVSEGSTGSVINLATDGTSSVQAKKHTSFGKQRKAPPVPPTPEMIVVRAPAKVSPAATPSKLPPPIERRSVTAVSRTPTTTTATATPSLSPGSEKSKPKKFMSSLTGMFKGHGEASGTASRSNESAPHSAATGHPKETEI, encoded by the exons ATGTacagaaaacaacaacggAACGAACAGCCGTCGCCCTGCTATATCCCACAGACCCAGGACGGCCTTAACAATGTCAGCGATCTAATAAGCAAGTTCGAGGTACGCAACTATCCTATAAATAGAGGACTGCTGCCAGAACTATCGGCTTCTTCGCCCCGGCCGGGATTCATCGTCCCGGGTACGGCAACCTACGAAGCGTCCTACCGACCATACGGTGGATCGCCACGAACCGTGTACCATTGTTCGCCGACTCATTCTCCGCCCCTGGGACAAACGGGTCGTCGAGCGTACGAATCGCATCACAACGATACAGCCTCTCTTAGTGACGGAGCGGATAGTGTACGCCCAGGCAGGATGGACGAACGTCGGTATCGGCAGCGCCATCCCGGTGGAATTTACTATCAAAATGGCTCGCTATCTTCGTTGAACGAGTCCGATTACTACGATGAAACGTACGATATTGGCATGCCACGCACGCCACCCACCGGTGGACGATACTATCAACCTCATCCGCAGCAACGTTACGGTGACAGTGCGCTCCTCGAGGAGGTGGAAGAAGCGCCATTAAACAAGGAACAGGTTGCCAGCTCGCTGACACGCTTCGGTGCCATACTGCAGATGCTGTCCCGGATTCCGTTCCCCCGGATGTCGGTCACCGGCATGGGGCTTTGCTCGCTCGTCGCCATCTTTTTCTGTCCGCGTGCGATCGGTTCGAATATATTGTTTCCCGGTTTCAGACTACTGTTCGGCACGCTGTACCCGGCTTACGCCTCGTACAAGGCGGTGCGAACCAAGAACGTCAAGGAGTAT GTCAAATGGATGATGTACTGGattgtgtttgcctttttcaCCTTCATCGAAACGTTCACCGACATACTGCTGTCCTGGTTCCCGTTCTATTACGAAATTAAGGTGATCGTAGTCCTGTGGCTGCTGTCACCAGCTACCCGTGGAAGCTCGACACTTTACCGCAAGTTTGTGCACCCGATGTTGACACGCCGGGAGCAG GAAATCGACGACTACATCAATCAAGCCAAAGAGAAGGGTTACACCGCCGTGCTGCAGCTCGGCTCGAAGGGTGTAAACTATGCCACCAACGTTATCATGCAGACGGCTATCAAG GGCGGTGGCGGACTGGTGCAAACACTGCGCAAAAGCTATAGCTTGAGTGATCTCTCCGAGCCGGACACCCAGCGGACGCAGGATGAGGTTGACGAGATTGTCAACCGGCCGCAGCGCGTGTTACGATCGAAGAGTTCCCGGTCGTCGTCCGGTAGCCGCCAGATGGAAATGTACTTTCCCGAGGTGGAGATTGCCGGTGCACCGTATCATGCCGCTGCAGCGCCACCGTACAA CTACATTCGTTCGTCCGATGATATAAGTTCCGGTTACTCGAGCGCTGAACCTGGGCTGAGCCGAACGGCTTCGATGAGCAACACGGCACGCCCGAGACTGAAATCAAAAACGCGAGAG GATGATTACGGGGCCGATATGTTTTTCGATGAGCAGAACCTCTACTATGCTGGTGGTCCTGGCGGCAATCCTGGCGGCAGCAATGGTTCGGTCGATTCACTTCCACAGCGAGCTACGATCTACGAAGTGCATACAGGTAGTGTTAGCTCACTACCAGCAATTACCCAGGCGGGACATGCAGTGGAACTATCGTCGGCATTCGGTGCACCAATCTATTCCAGCGCTACACAGTCCAAGGAACGCATTGGTGGAGGTGTACCGAGTGAGATGAACGATAAATACAAACTGTTCCTAGCATGGATGGAGGAGCAACAAAAGCGTGAGACGATGGGAATGGAACACGAAACCACAAAAGAGCAGGAAGTAGAAAGTGAACACGATATTGAACGACCTTCCAAGGAACAGCAAGACGTTGCTTCTGTGAAGCAAGAAGAACAGACAAGGGTTACCAATGGCCTAAACCCGACAACATCGGAAGAAACTATGACTGAAATGGAACCAGTGCAAGATGATGTATCAACTTTGGAAGATACCTTTCTGGATACGATATCCGTATCCTCAAACGAAAATGATGAGTTTTTAGAGGTGGAAAACATAACAGAAACGGCGATAGAATTGAATGAACCTGCAGCTACCTCCTCTACAAACGATCACTccgaaaagcaaacgaataatgcagttgaaattgaaaagctTGTGGAAGAAAATCTAAATACACCAGAAATAGTTGTGAAGGTCGATGAAGTAGCAGTAAATGGAGCGTCCTGCGTCCAGTTGGCAGATGTGGAAATGCAATCACAATCTGTGCAAGAAACGGTTGAAATACCTTCCGTGATTGAAGAGAAGGAACCACTAAACCCGACAGTTTGTGAGGGAGAAACATCCAACAACAAGGATGTAATAATGCTCCCGGAGTCATCTAACCTACTGCTGACTGCATCATCCAACTCCAACCTAACCTCCTCCAGTTCGTCTCTTGCCGTGTCCGAGGGTAGCACAGGTAGCGTTATCAATCTCGCTACCGATGGTACATCGTCCGTGCAGGCAAAGAAACATACGTCCTTTGGCAAACAACGCAAAGCACCGCCCGTTCCACCAACACCGGAAATGATCGTTGTTCGAGCGCCTGCCAAGGTTTCTCCTGCTGCAACTCCATCGAAACTTCCGCCACCAATCGAAAGAAGGTCTGTGACTGCGGTCTCTCGTACACCGACTAccaccacagcaacagcaaccccTTCTTTGTCGCCCGGGTCGGAAAAATCTAAACCGAAAAAGTTCATGAGCTCCCTGACCGGCATGTTTAAGGGACACGGAGAAGCATCAGGAACGGCGAGCCGTTCGAACGAATCGGCACCGCATTCGGCTGCTACGGGACATCCAAAAGAGACCGAAATTTAA